The window TGCTCGTAGAACGGCATGGTGCGCTTCCTTCGATTTGGCCGATCGCTGGTTCCGCGCCAATCGCGAACCCCCTCCGGCTGTCGTCTCGCTTTGCGAATCGGTGCAAAGCAAACGGGGCGATGGCTCAAAGCCTCGCCCCGATGGCCGCGCCTATACAGATTTGCGCGAGGGAATCAAGCATGCCGCCCCTCTCCCCTTGAGGGAGAGGGTTGCGAAGACTTACCGCCTTGGCGGTTAGTCGAAGCTGGGTGAGGGGTTGCGGTCCGCAGGGCCGCGCGCGCCTCTGGCGCGCAACCCTCATCCAACTACGCCGAGCGCCTTCGGCGCAAGGCTTCGTATCCTTCTCCCTCAAGGGGAGAAGGAACTATGCGAGCTTCGCCAGCAATTCGCGCCCGAACTCGGTCAGCGTATCGTCGCGCGCGCCGAGGATGAGGATGCGGTCGCCCGCTTTCGCCTCATCGAGCATCGCCGCGCCGCAATTGGCGCGCGTCGTCAGGTGGACCGCATCGCCGCCGCCGGCGACGATGTCGGCGACCAGCGCCTCGCTGCCGATGCTGCGGTCGACGGTGCCGCCGAAATAGACGGGATCGCAGACGAACAATTTGTCGCCGTCGCGCATGCCGGCCGTGAAACTGGCGGCGAGTTCCTTGCCCATCTGGCGCAGCGGGCCATAGCCGTGCGGCTGGAAAAACAGCAGCGCGCGGCCCGGCAGTTCGGCTACCGCCGCGAGGGTCGCGGCGACCTTGTCGGGATTATGCGCGAAATCGTCGATCATAGTGACGCCGCCGGCTTGCCCCAGCACCTCATAGCGCCGGGCAAGGCCGGTGAAATCGGCGAGCGCGGCTGCCGACTCCCGGATCGAAATGCCCAGCGCGCGCGCCGCCGCCATCGCTGCCAGCGCATTGGACGCATTGTGGCGCCCCGGCATCCGCAGCCGCACCTCGCACTGCGTGACGTTGAAGTGCGCGGTGAAACGGCACCCGTCCGGCAGTGCCTCGAAATCGCTGCCGCGCATCCCGGCGAGCGGGCTGAAGCCGAAACGCATGACATTCTCGCCGCTCATCAGCGGGCGCGATTCGGGGTCGTCGACATTGACCACCGCGATCCGCGCCTTCGCGGCGAAATCGCTGAACAGCCGATGCAGCTCGTCGAGGCTCTTGTGGTCGAGGCTGATGTTGGTGACCACCGCGACGTCGGGGCGGTAGATCGCGATCGATCCGTCGCTCTCGTCGACCTCGCTCACATAAGTGGCCGCATCGCCGACCAGCGCGCTGGCGAAGGGTGTTTCGTCGCTGGCGAAATTGCGCATCACCGCTCCGTTCATCACCGTGGGTTTGCGTCCAACACGCGCGAGGATCCAGCCGATCATCCCGGTGACAGTCGACTTGCCGCTGGTGCCGCCGACGCCGACAGCCTGCGCCGCTTCGTTGAACAGCGCCGCGTTGAGATCGGCGCGCGTCATGCGGGGGAGGCCCAGCTTGTTGGCGGCGGCGATGTCGGGAACGCTGTCCTCGACCGCGGCCGAAGCGACGAGGGTCTGGCCGGCGGCGACGCCGCTGCCGTCCTGCGGGACCAGCGCGATGCCCTGGCCTTCGATCCACGCGAATTTATCGGGCGAACGCCCCTGGTCGCGGCTGCGATCCGAGCCCGAAACCTGCGCGCCGCGCGCCGCGACGATCATCGCCAGCGGCAACATGCCCGACCCGCCGATGCCGCAAAAGAAATAGGATTTGTTTTCGGTCATGGCGCGGCGTTATGGCGTTGGCGAGGGCTTGGCAAGGGAAGGGGAGGCGAACGCTATGCGCATCGGGATCGTCGCCCCCAGCACCCCCATATTGCCCGACGATGCCGAGGCGGTGCGCGCGCTGGCGAGCCTCGGCTATCCCGACGTCGAACTCGTCTTCGACCCGCAATGTTTCGCAGTGCATGGCCATTTCGCGGGCGAGGAAGGGCATCGCTTCGCGGCGCTGGTCGAGATGGCGAACCGTCCCGACATCGACGCGATCTGGTTCGCGCGCGGCGGTTATGGTGCCTGCCGGATCGCCGAGGACGCGGTTGCGGCGATGACCGATGTCGCGCGCGGCAAGGCGTATCTCGGCTATTCGGACCAGGGCAATCTGCTCGGCGCGCTCTATCGCGACGGCTTCGACCATGTCGCGCACGGGCCGATGGTCGCCGATATCCGCCGCGCGGATGGCGATGCGGCGGTGCTGCGCGCGCTCGACTGGCTCGTCGCGCGCGATCCTGCGGTGTGCGAGCCGGGGCTTCAGCATGGCGCGCGCCACGCGGCGTTCAACCTGATGACGCTGTCGATGCTGCTCGGCACCCCGCTCGAACCCGATCTTGGTGGTCATATATTGCTGGTCGAGGAGGTGAGCGAATATCTCTACGCCTTCGACCGGGCGTTCTTCCATGTCGCCAGCTATCTCGGCCCGCGCGGGCTTGCCGGGCTGCGGCTCGGCCGGGTCAGCGACATCCCCGAAAACGACCGGCCCTTCGGCGCCGACGCCGAGGATATCGCGCGCCACTGGTGTGCGCGCTGCGACATTCCGTATCTTGGCCGCGCCGATATCGGCCATGATGCGGGCAACAAGGTCGTCCCCTTCGGCTTGCATCGCGCGGGGTGAGGGAATAGGCGCCTGACCCTATTGCGTCGCCCCCGCGAGGGCGGGGGCCGCTAGAGTTCGAACGCCAACGGTCCCCGCCTGCGCGGGGGCGACGATATAAGGACAGGGTCATGCGCGCATTCATCTTTCCGGGTCAGGGCAGCCAGGCGGTCGGCATGGGCAAGGCCTTGTC is drawn from Sphingopyxis sp. OPL5 and contains these coding sequences:
- a CDS encoding Mur ligase family protein, whose translation is MTENKSYFFCGIGGSGMLPLAMIVAARGAQVSGSDRSRDQGRSPDKFAWIEGQGIALVPQDGSGVAAGQTLVASAAVEDSVPDIAAANKLGLPRMTRADLNAALFNEAAQAVGVGGTSGKSTVTGMIGWILARVGRKPTVMNGAVMRNFASDETPFASALVGDAATYVSEVDESDGSIAIYRPDVAVVTNISLDHKSLDELHRLFSDFAAKARIAVVNVDDPESRPLMSGENVMRFGFSPLAGMRGSDFEALPDGCRFTAHFNVTQCEVRLRMPGRHNASNALAAMAAARALGISIRESAAALADFTGLARRYEVLGQAGGVTMIDDFAHNPDKVAATLAAVAELPGRALLFFQPHGYGPLRQMGKELAASFTAGMRDGDKLFVCDPVYFGGTVDRSIGSEALVADIVAGGGDAVHLTTRANCGAAMLDEAKAGDRILILGARDDTLTEFGRELLAKLA
- a CDS encoding LD-carboxypeptidase, encoding MRIGIVAPSTPILPDDAEAVRALASLGYPDVELVFDPQCFAVHGHFAGEEGHRFAALVEMANRPDIDAIWFARGGYGACRIAEDAVAAMTDVARGKAYLGYSDQGNLLGALYRDGFDHVAHGPMVADIRRADGDAAVLRALDWLVARDPAVCEPGLQHGARHAAFNLMTLSMLLGTPLEPDLGGHILLVEEVSEYLYAFDRAFFHVASYLGPRGLAGLRLGRVSDIPENDRPFGADAEDIARHWCARCDIPYLGRADIGHDAGNKVVPFGLHRAG